The [Eubacterium] siraeum genome contains a region encoding:
- a CDS encoding ferrous iron transport protein A, with product MMPLILASEGDENIIRKIGGSPEVKKHLENLGFVVGGNVKVVTTVNGNLIVNVKEARVAISKEMAQRIMI from the coding sequence ATGATGCCGCTCATACTCGCATCTGAGGGTGACGAAAATATCATAAGGAAAATCGGCGGAAGTCCTGAGGTCAAGAAGCATCTTGAAAACTTAGGATTTGTAGTCGGTGGCAACGTAAAAGTCGTTACAACTGTAAACGGTAACCTTATCGTGAATGTCAAAGAGGCAAGGGTTGCGATAAGCAAGGAAATGGCACAAAGAATCATGATATGA
- a CDS encoding phosphate ABC transporter substrate-binding protein, which translates to MNKKLISLIAGAALVAAATGCSQTATSSVAGTSSEASSTATEELSGTLSMNGSTSMEKVIKAVNGAFMEKNKGVTVNLNLTGSGTGIQEASEGKCDIGNSSRKLKDEEAEKLDATVVGLDGIALVVNPVNKLEDITLQDLAKVYSGEITNWKELGGDDKAIVVIGREDGSGTRDGFESIVMGDKEPKYAQELESTGSVINAVATTDGAIGYASLANVDETVKALKVGGVEATEENIKSGTYEVQRPFICATLKGSDNKLVKAYLDFILSEEGQALVLAQGAVPVK; encoded by the coding sequence ATGAACAAGAAGTTAATATCACTTATCGCAGGCGCAGCTTTAGTTGCTGCAGCAACAGGCTGTTCCCAAACTGCAACAAGCAGCGTAGCAGGCACATCTTCCGAAGCATCATCTACAGCTACAGAGGAACTCAGCGGCACACTGTCAATGAACGGCTCAACATCAATGGAAAAAGTTATCAAGGCTGTTAACGGCGCATTTATGGAAAAGAACAAGGGCGTAACAGTTAACTTAAACCTCACAGGTTCGGGTACAGGTATCCAGGAAGCCTCAGAGGGCAAGTGCGACATCGGTAACTCATCAAGAAAACTCAAGGACGAAGAAGCTGAAAAGCTCGACGCTACAGTAGTAGGACTTGACGGTATCGCTCTTGTAGTAAACCCCGTAAACAAGCTCGAAGACATCACACTCCAGGATCTTGCAAAGGTATATTCCGGCGAGATTACAAACTGGAAGGAGCTTGGCGGCGATGACAAGGCTATCGTAGTTATCGGTCGTGAGGACGGTTCGGGTACAAGAGACGGTTTCGAGTCTATCGTAATGGGCGACAAGGAACCGAAGTACGCGCAGGAGCTTGAATCTACAGGTTCGGTTATCAACGCGGTAGCAACAACAGACGGCGCTATCGGTTACGCTTCACTTGCAAACGTTGACGAAACAGTAAAAGCGCTCAAGGTCGGCGGTGTTGAAGCTACAGAAGAAAACATAAAGAGCGGCACTTACGAGGTACAGAGACCCTTCATCTGCGCAACGCTCAAGGGTTCCGACAACAAGCTCGTTAAGGCTTACCTCGACTTCATTCTCTCAGAAGAAGGTCAGGCACTCGTACTTGCACAGGGTGCAGTTCCCGTAAAGTAA
- a CDS encoding TPM domain-containing protein, with translation MPHSSGGGSHGGGSHHSSSSHSSSHRSSSGGGSSRIRTSRTYFPGARRFVYYRNGVPNYVYSDTDLSKGPSKLRFLMLIFYVPFVLAAFLMIFTSFGVPEKLKVDYNSQIVIQDDANVLGDTTKLSDALEDFFNTTGISPAVMTVYNSDWEDNYTNLEKYAYELYVNRFYDEKHWLIVYSQPKDPDDEFNNWYWEGMQGDDTDSIITSSVAYDFTNDLHKRLLVEGTKVNDAITDSFNALTPTVMKFRFDGETFGIGIFMLLFVCIHAFFMVFFRPDAKKYKGAKEVPLDDNYAPPQQTAPQPQSVVMKQASCEYCGGVYTVGSCNACPHCGAPIQPQDYTVPVHNGTSTANTTSTNMH, from the coding sequence ATGCCACACTCATCGGGCGGAGGCTCTCACGGGGGCGGAAGCCACCACTCCTCCTCATCACACAGCTCGTCACACCGTTCATCATCGGGAGGCGGCTCAAGCAGAATAAGGACCAGCCGCACATATTTCCCCGGTGCAAGAAGATTCGTCTATTACAGAAACGGCGTTCCGAACTACGTCTACTCGGATACCGATTTATCAAAAGGTCCGAGCAAGCTGAGATTTTTAATGCTCATATTCTATGTACCGTTTGTTCTGGCGGCATTTTTGATGATATTCACGTCTTTCGGCGTACCAGAAAAGCTGAAGGTTGATTATAACTCGCAGATAGTTATACAGGACGATGCTAACGTACTCGGAGATACAACGAAGCTCAGTGACGCACTTGAGGATTTCTTCAACACAACGGGTATTTCTCCTGCGGTAATGACTGTGTACAACTCCGACTGGGAGGATAACTATACCAACCTTGAGAAGTACGCTTATGAGCTTTATGTAAACCGGTTCTATGACGAAAAGCACTGGCTGATAGTGTATTCTCAGCCGAAAGATCCCGACGATGAATTCAACAACTGGTACTGGGAGGGTATGCAGGGCGATGATACCGACAGTATCATTACTTCATCCGTAGCATACGATTTTACAAACGATCTGCACAAGAGGCTGCTTGTCGAGGGAACAAAGGTAAATGACGCTATCACCGACAGCTTTAACGCACTTACTCCTACTGTAATGAAGTTCAGATTTGATGGCGAAACCTTCGGAATAGGAATCTTTATGCTCCTGTTCGTCTGCATACACGCATTCTTTATGGTATTCTTCCGACCTGACGCAAAGAAATACAAGGGAGCAAAGGAAGTGCCGCTTGACGACAACTACGCTCCTCCTCAGCAGACTGCACCGCAGCCGCAATCTGTCGTAATGAAACAGGCCTCCTGCGAATACTGCGGAGGCGTCTATACCGTAGGCAGCTGCAACGCCTGCCCTCACTGCGGCGCACCTATTCAGCCGCAGGATTACACTGTTCCCGTACATAACGGCACGAGTACAGCAAACACAACAAGCACAAACATGCATTAA
- a CDS encoding ferrous iron transport protein A gives MKTLKQATVGETVKVVKLHGEGAIKRRIMDMGLTKGVEVYVRKVAPLGDPVEVTVRGYELSLRKADAEMVEVE, from the coding sequence ATGAAGACATTAAAACAGGCAACTGTCGGAGAAACCGTTAAGGTTGTCAAGCTGCACGGCGAGGGCGCTATCAAGCGCAGAATTATGGATATGGGGCTTACAAAGGGCGTAGAGGTATACGTCCGCAAGGTAGCACCCTTAGGCGACCCTGTTGAAGTAACGGTAAGAGGCTATGAGCTTTCGCTCAGAAAAGCCGACGCCGAAATGGTAGAGGTTGAATAA
- a CDS encoding glycoside hydrolase family 130 protein produces the protein MNVKVINGTSLPNIPWQDRPAGCKDVIWRADNNPIIPRDLLPTSNSIFNSAVVPFESEKGKFAGVFRVDDKERNMAIHAGFSEDGVHWNLNEEKVEWINDDPETAEANPWQYGYDPRCVWIEDRFWITWCNAYGWKPTIGVGWTKDFKEFHQCENAFLPFNRNGVLFPRKINGKYVMFSRPSDSGHTPFGDMYLSQSPDMKYWGEHRHVMAPMKGWESLKIGAGPIPIETSEGWLVFYHGVLQSCNGYVYSFSAAILDIDKPWKVKYRCAEYLLNPREYYECVGDVQNVTFPCAALCDADTGRIAIYYGCADTCVSMAFTTVDEVVDYVKKHSSV, from the coding sequence ATGAACGTAAAAGTTATCAACGGTACATCATTACCGAACATTCCCTGGCAGGACAGACCCGCAGGCTGTAAGGACGTTATCTGGCGTGCAGACAACAACCCCATAATCCCCCGTGACCTTCTTCCTACCAGCAACTCTATCTTCAACAGCGCAGTTGTTCCTTTCGAGAGCGAAAAGGGCAAGTTCGCAGGTGTTTTCCGTGTTGACGACAAGGAAAGAAATATGGCTATCCACGCAGGCTTCTCTGAGGACGGCGTACACTGGAACCTCAACGAAGAAAAGGTTGAATGGATAAACGACGATCCCGAAACTGCAGAAGCTAACCCCTGGCAGTACGGTTACGACCCCAGATGCGTATGGATCGAGGACAGATTCTGGATTACATGGTGCAACGCATACGGCTGGAAGCCTACAATCGGTGTGGGCTGGACAAAGGACTTCAAGGAGTTCCACCAGTGCGAGAACGCATTCCTTCCCTTTAACAGAAACGGTGTTCTGTTCCCCCGTAAGATAAACGGCAAGTACGTTATGTTCAGCCGTCCTTCAGACAGCGGTCACACACCTTTCGGCGATATGTACCTTTCACAGTCGCCCGATATGAAGTACTGGGGCGAACACAGACACGTTATGGCTCCTATGAAGGGCTGGGAATCACTCAAGATCGGTGCAGGTCCTATCCCGATAGAGACAAGCGAAGGCTGGCTGGTATTCTACCACGGCGTTCTCCAGAGCTGCAACGGCTATGTATACAGCTTCTCAGCTGCTATCCTCGACATCGACAAGCCCTGGAAGGTTAAGTATCGTTGCGCTGAGTACCTTCTCAACCCCAGAGAGTATTATGAGTGCGTAGGCGACGTTCAGAACGTTACATTCCCCTGTGCAGCACTCTGCGACGCTGATACAGGCAGAATCGCTATCTACTACGGTTGTGCAGATACCTGCGTAAGCATGGCATTCACAACTGTTGACGAGGTTGTAGACTACGTTAAGAAGCACAGCAGTGTCTGA